The following coding sequences are from one Oncorhynchus kisutch isolate 150728-3 linkage group LG23, Okis_V2, whole genome shotgun sequence window:
- the LOC116356543 gene encoding trichohyalin-like — MREDIHDLDLAHWRLARETWRTERGNMREIKALYGEIFRLHQLLAEIGVDKGVIKQRSTSSIICPVSPTLPAFPWYNHHRYLANSQSEPDQHAAGTQKDPPKKHSIFPPLDTQNCNSPDKWPHSPSKTSHPHASHRFAVPSHLLASGPPARMRQTHPQVHPRSPLTGQAKVKDEVKRPETASSEELSEEVQRRGAEIASMYKAQLKERMAQKRKEEILKKMANGDDKNDDTEASCFSAVKRSNTPATAPERPASPEATPVAAREDTQGDTQQDLAEVVNVLKRQSSDLYLPDDVCEESLTWKSIYEELCPLAHRVNTEADYIKALRVITENAVTPSCSSEHDVSQSVSEDTSQEGSSESEESMSGQQQRCLHRDPYGKRDRKEIDSGKMEGRFATANAMSMMASRGIEELNAMSYADRIKYFKYEAKRNEEMMKIERRKEKARDEELKKWEKRQKKLNEEERKRTENMEKNKLEEQRKREKAEMKLKIEHEKKRQEQEKKREKKERKQQEMQQKARAKEEKKRAEEEKKMEKQRMEEERNREKERMKVLEMQQKAREKEGKRRKEEQKRRLKIQQEQEKEEQKRQTRIRDEDKKRADLQRIKDHEARFKMEMEKLYEREERNAQIEREKRRALCQKKGQTQRAKQVVAYEVTASTSDASVRREEREQRPETAHTQSAKRRTRKKQKKAADEASTTFQ; from the coding sequence ATTGGGGTGGATAAAGGGGTGATCAAGCAGCGCTCCACCTCCTCCATTATTTGTCCCGTCTCCCCGACACTGCCAGCTTTCCCCTGGTACAACCACCACAGgtacctcgccaacagccaatcgGAGCCTGACCAGCATGCTGCCGGCACCCAGAAGGACCCACCTAAGAAACACTCAATCTTTCCCCCTCTGGACACACAGAACTGCAACTCCCCTGATAAATGGCCTCATTCTCCGTCCAAGACGTCACACCCACACGCTTCACACCGATTTGCTGTCCCATCCCACCTCCTGGCTTCCGGCCCTCCTGCCCGGATGAGACAGACCCATCCGCAGGTCCACCCCAGGTCCCCATTGACTGGCCAGGCAAAGGTCAAGGATGAGGTTAAGAGGCCAGAGACTGCATCGTCTGAGGAATTGTCTGAGGAAGTTCAACGGAGAGGAGCAGAAATTGCAAGCATGTATAAAGCACAGCTGAAAGAGAGGATGGCCcaaaagagaaaggaagagattCTGAAGAAAATGGCAAACGGCGATGACAAGAACGATGACACTGAGGCCTCCTGCTTCTCTGCAGTAAAACGATCTAATACCCCTGCCACAGCCCCCGAGCGTCCGGCCAGCCCAGAGGCCACGCCAGTGGCCGCCCGAGAGGACACTCAGGGGGACACCCAGCAGGACCTGGCAGAGGTTGTGAATGTGCTCAAGAGGCAATCATCTGATCTATACCTGCCTGACGACGTTTGTGAGGAGTCACTCACATGGAAATCCATTTACGAGGAGCTGTGCCCGCTCGCTCACAGAGTGAACACAGAAGCTGACTACATCAAGGCGCTCCGCGTCATCACTGAGAATGCTGTGACTCCCTCGTGCTCGTCTGAGCATGATGTGTCTCAGAGTGTGAGTGAGGACACAAGTCAGGAGGGGAGTAGTGAAAGTGAGGAGAGCATGAGTGGACAACAGCAGAGATGTCTACACAGGGATCCTTATGGTAAGAGGGACAGGAAGGAGATTGATAGTGGTAAAATGGAAGGGAGATTTGCAACCGCCAATGCAATGTCTATGATGGCGAGCCGAGGGATAGAAGAACTTAATGCCATGAGCTACGCAGACAGGATCAAATATTTCAAGTATGAGGCTAAGAGAAATGAAGAGATGATGAAGATTGAAAGGAGGAAGGAAAAAGCCAGGGACGAAGAGCTCAAAAAGTGGGAAAAGAGGCAGAAGAAATTGAATGAGGAGGAAAGGAAAAGGACAGAAAATATGGAAAAAAACAAGTTAGAGGAGcagaggaaaagggagaaggcagagATGAAACTAAAGATCGAACATGAGAAAAAGAGACAAGAGCAAGAGAAAAAgcgagagaaaaaagaaagaaagcagCAGGAGATGCAACAGAAGGCCCGTGCAAAAGAAGAGAAAAagagggcagaggaagagaaaaagatggagaaacagaggatggaggaggagaggaacagggaaaAGGAGAGAATGAAGGTGTTGGAGATGCAGCAAAAGGCAcgagagaaagaagggaagaggaggaaagaggaacaGAAAAGGAGATTGAAGATACAGCAGGAACAAGAGAAGGAGGAACAGAAAAGGCAGACAAGGATACGGGACGAGGATAAGAAGAGAGCAGATCTTCAAAGAATAAAAGATCACGAGGCCAGGTTCAAGATGGAGATGGAGAAACtgtatgagagagaagagaggaatgcaCAGATTGAAAGAGAAAAGAGACGTGCGCTGTGTCAGAAAaaaggacagacacagagagcaaaACAGGTGGTGGCATACGAGGTCACAGCGTCTACATCTGACGCCTCTGtgcggagggaagagagggagcagcgTCCAGAGACCGCTCACACACAGTCTGCAAAGAGGAGAACAAGGAAGAAGCAGAAGAAAGCGGCGGACGAGGCATCGACAACTTTTCAGTAG